GAGTTCAACTCCTGCCTCTTTAGCCAGTACTTCTTGATCTGCTTTATTGGcgcctccttccccaccctccaaATGATGGAGTGTCCCAGGACTCAGCCCTTGGACGTCTTTTCTACCTACGCCCAATTCCTTGATGACAGTTTTTCATGCAGTCTTACGGGTTTTAAATTCTTCATACTGAGGACTTCCAAACTTATATCCCAGTTCAGACGACTCCCCTGAATCCTAGACTCATCCAGATGCATTGACAACTTTTTTGAATGTCACATTAGGCGAAAACTCGAGCTTTATCCCCCAACACGACAACCCCCCTTCCCCAGTTCTTCCCATTTTAGTAACCAGTAACCCCATCCTTAAGATTCATTCAGCCCAAAAACCTAGGAGCCACTCTTGTCTCACTAACAGTCTTCCTCCCCAggacaatatgccagcaaatcctGTTGGCTTTAAAATGTATCCAACATCTAGCCACCTCTTTCCACATCCCTCTTACCACCCTGTCCAAGCCATCAGTTTCTCTCTTGGATTATTGCCCACAGCTCCCATGCATCTCTACAGTCCAGGCTCAATCCAGCAGTCAGTGTGAGCCTAACGGAAACCTAAGCTAGATTCATGTCAGTTCTCTGCTACAAACTCTGAAATGACCGTCCACCTCAGTAAAAGTGAAGATCTTTATGAGCCTACAGGTGTACCTATGTCACAGGTCTGCATTACCTCTTTGAGCTGCTCTCCCTTTTTCTCACTGAACTTCAACCACTGCCAGGCCCCCATGTTGTGTCATGGCCTTTGCAACTGCCCTTCCAGTACCTGGAAGTCTTACCTTACCTAAGTCTTACCTTACCTACTTGGATTCCTTCCTCATTTCCTTCTGATCTCTTGAAAATGTCACCCCACGAAGCCTTCCCTGGCTTCCCTATTTAAGAAAATATCAGCTATATCAGCAATCCACATTCTCCTTtccagtctttcttttttctccccagcACTTAACATTTGGCATTGTGTTCATTGTCTTTCTCCATGAATTGTGCTGTGTTCACCATGGTATCTCCCACAACCAGTGCTTGGCACGTAACAGTCTCTCAGTGTGAATGAATTTTACACTTTTCAGAGCTAAGTTACAAGCATGGTCCTTAGCTTTTCAATAGTGCTATTCCTAGCACTTAACACAGGACTTACCCTTAAATATTTATACAGATGGTGTGCCCACCTTCCTTTTCAGCAACATCACCTTCACACTTCATCTTTCCCTAAATAACCATGCTTGCTTTTTTACTGTACTTGTACCCAAAAGCCCTTTACCAATAATAGATGCCTTTTCCAAATACAGGTAAGAGTTTATAGTCATCTACAGTGACCTTTGTCAAGCCTCTTTGAAATGTTTCTAGCTAGTCTATATAGAGTTTAATAATTTTCAGGGCATTTTAATCATATTCTGTTACACTTCTTACCAGTCTTACCTTCATTTCCCTAGGGCTCCCCAAGAACATGAAGTCTATAAAGATAGCAATTCCTTTACTTCCATATTTATGTCTCCAGCCTAGCATGGTAGATGGTCAGTGAATGCTTTCTTGATTGCATAAAGGGCCTGGGGCAAGTCTGTTGTCCTGTTACCTTGTACTGCAGACAAAGCCCAGCTCACAAAActgattgtttaaaaaagaaaagtcccaATATTGTTATTTCATGATAAATGTGTTTGTAAAATTTGTGAGACTTACAGCCTTTTTTTACTTGGTAGCAACAATGAACAACATATCAAAGagtggctcagttcagtcactcagttgtgtctgactgcaaccccatggactgcagcaagccaggcttccctgtccatcaccagctcccagagcttgctcaaactcatgtccatcgagtcagtgatgccattcaatcatctcatcctctgttgtccccttctttccCCTTCACGTCTTACTGTTGAGCATAATTATTTTCacatcagcatcagggtcttttcaaatgagtcagttcttcgcatcaggtggccaaagttttggagtttcagcttcagcatcagtccttccagtgaatattcatgattgatttcctttacgattgactggtttaatctccttgcagtccaagggactctcaagagtcttctccaacaccacagttcgaaagtatcaattcttcggcactcagctttctttatgtttatagtccaattctcacatccatccatgactactggaaataccagacggacctctgtcggcaaagtaacgtctgctttttaatataatgtctaggttggtcagattttcttccaaggagcaagagtcttaatttcatggctgcagtcactatttgcagtgattttggagcctcaaaaaataaagtctgtcactgtttccccatctatttaccacgaagtgatgggaccggatgccatgatcttagttttctgaatgttgagttttaagccacgtttttcattctcttctttcatcaagagactttttaattcttgtttgctttctgccattaaagatggtgtcatctgcataactgaggttattgatatttctcccggcaatcttgattccagcttgtgctttatccagcctggcatttcgcatgatgtgaaAAAGGGCGGGGACTTAACCTATCTGTTGCTAAAGAGTGACTCAATAGAACTACagtgttttgtaaaataaatttttgtcattttatcttTGTAGATTCTTACATTTTGAGTTTTGCTTAAGGGAAATTTGTATTTGCTCATATTAAATAATATACTCTTTTGCATCTATAATATTGATAGTTTGTGGGAACAGAATACTCTGATTTGCTGACTTCTGGGTTTTACTTGTGTAATTTTAGATGATAAAAGCACTTTTGAAGGAACATGTCCATACTGTTTCCAGTTGCTTGTTCAGGATAAATCTCGAGTGCGCCTCAAACCCAAGCCCAAACTGACACCCAAAATACAAAAACTTCTGAATCGAGAAGCAAGAAATTATACACTCAGttttaaagaagcaaaaattctgaaaaagtacAAAGACTCCAAAAGTGTGCTGGTAAGATTTCGATTCCATTCTGTGTAAGTAAACTAGACTTTCTTTCACTTACGATAAGGTTAAGAATTAGCCTGAATATAACTCAGAGGTTTATAGTAGTATATTTAGAttgtcaaaatatatacataagattttttttctcgtGATTACTGTTTCATCACGAGTAcagcttagttttgtttttcaatgtTACCTAAAACCAGACATCATGAACTCTCAATGCCCAGATCTTACTGTTGAACAGTTATTTTCACAGATTTGAGGATTTCTTGAGCTCACCAGTGTGACGTCATCTGCAGTTAACCACTAAATATTTTCAGCTAATGGTCCTTTTATTCAGACACAGTAAACTGTATTAGGTATACATAAGGAAAGAGCATAAAGTATTAGGTACCAGTGTCATTTCTTCAGTCACCCTCTCCATGTCAGAGTATGTATTTACGTCCAACAAAGATAAGTGTCTCTTAtgttcattcatcaaacatttattgagaatcttACATTATGCCAAACAGTGTTATATATTGGAGATGTAAAGTGGAATGAAACAACCAAATTAAATTAGTTATGGTTTAGTATGTAGCGACCAGTATTAGGTACACTTTATGTGCATGTTCtgtgttaaacatttaccaactATTCCAGTGCCTGGTTACTactaggcactgtgctgggcatgGTGGACACTATGACAGATTAGGTCTGGCCTTAGACTACAGTCAGTAACAACTTGGATTGGTTTATTTGCCATATTTACGAGTTTACCGTTGTTGGACAGGTAAGTGCATTTTCATAAAGCAACTTAAACCTCTGTGAATGCATTTTTACCTGCTCATGAACATCAGAGTACTTCTCATAAACtagtttgttaattttgttgAGGCCTGGGCCGAATCTGGTGCCTTGTGAGTCAGGTGTGTAGAAGAGCATTTAGCTGTAAAATGGACCATGTCTTGAACAACGAATCCTGAAAAGAAAGTCAACCTCTATTCCTAATGAAGTGAAGAAGGATGAAAATGTGAGAATTCATATGCCTGGTTTTATAAATTACTTTAGActtgtatttatatatagattCACTAAGGGTCTGAAGGAGTCAATTATTTTCAGTgatattttgccatattttattgggaaaaggcttggaatttttcttcaaaaaaaaaaaatgttataaaggTATAAATGCCCAGATATTAAAGGGTGTCTTACCTATAAGAATTTAATGAATATACAGTTTATTGGATTAAATTACAAGGAGAAATAAGActcactgtttcttctttttgtggCAGTTGATTACTTGTAAAACGTGCAACAGAACAGTTaaacatcatggaaaaagcagaagcTTTCTGTCAGCACTGAAGAGCAATCCTACCACTCCTACGAGTAAACTCAGCCTGAAGACCCCAGAGAGAAAGACTCCAAGTTCTGCAAACCTAAATCACATGTCTGGTTCCAAAGGCAAGAGCCCAGCATTGATTTTCAGGTATGTTAATCCATTAAGTTATATAAATGGCCATTGCTAACCCCTGAGTTCTAATTTCTCTGTTTAATAAACACTCCCTGAAACTGCCATGCAGTTGAGGAAGTCATCACTGCACTGACTTCCAGGTGTGTTTCTCTACATCCAACCTCTCCCTGGGCCCGTTCCCAACTGCCTCTTAAATATATCCACTTCCCACCCCTGCATGTCCCCAGAGGTAACCACTCAAACCTGCCCATCCTCCTAAATTTCCTTAATCCATAAATGAACATGCCCTTCTAGACATTCTGACCTTACATGGTCGATATAATTGACAGTCCTGCTCCCTCTGTCCTGGCCCAGTTAGTCACCAGTTTCTGTCCATCCTGCCTCCAAGGTGTTTGCAACTGTCCTCTCCTTttactccatgctgctgctgtctGTTCAGGTCATTATTCATCCTTTGCCAGGATTACTACAATAATTCCCCGAGTCTTCCTGCTTCTAGTTTCAAACCCTTCTAgtctaatatttattaaaaaacacaGTTCTGATTAGAAGCCTGGGGTACCTCACTCTGTACATATGAAAGACACTGGCATGAGTTTCCAGCCCCCACTAGCTGGCACCAATCTGTCTGCCTATCACTTGCCTTAATTCATCCTTTGTGTCACCAAGACAACCAGTCAGGGTTGACTTTCCTGCTCTAAACCTTTATTTTTTGCGGTTTCCCCTGTCAGGAACTCAACAGAACAGGGATTTGTGAAATGATGTGAAGTTAACTATGTGACTGGGcacatgttttattttcagtaatcCTCAATACTTTATTCATTATGCTGATTAACAAATTTAACTCTAGTAACTGTGAAaggaatttttaaacatttttgttacaAAAGAGTCTGGTAGCTTCTTgaaattaaataacaaaattcAGCAAAGACTAgattatttctgcttattgaggTTTTTATATGAGGattgacatttaaaatttcaagttaGTTTTCTCTGTATTCCTGATTATTTGGTGTTTGATATGATAGGAATTCATCGTGCAAGTTTCTACTTACAGGATATATgcagataaaagaaaatttagaatatttaaaataatccacTTGCATTTAGACCAGACTGCTTGTTAGGTATATGCAGGAAAGAGAAAGTTGTATCATGTTTATCATGGTTGGGGGGTCAGAAAAGGGATAAGATTGACAAACCCCAAATATTGTTTGGGGGCTGAACAAAGTTGGAGAGAATGAAGTGGAAGGAggcataaatacacacataccaGATGGGGAATCGTTTATTCAGTGGATATTTATAGAGCACCCTCTGTGCTTGGTTCTGTTAAAAAGCACTGgaatatacagttcagttcagttcagtcgctcagttgtgtctgactttttgcgaccccacgaatcacagcacgccaggcctccctgtccatcaccaactcccggagttcactcagactcaacgtccatcgagtcagtgatgccatctagccatcgcatcctctgtcgtccccatctcctcctgcccccaatccctcccagcatcagagtcttttccaatgagtcaactctttgcatgagatggccagagtactggagtttcatctttagcatcattccttccaaagaacactcaggactgatctcctttagaatggactggttggatctccttgcagtccaaggaactctcaagagtcttctccaacaccacagttcaaaaggatcaagtcttcagcgctcagctttcttcacagtccaactctcacatccatacatgctgctgctgctactgctgctaagtcgcttcagtcgtgtccaactctgtgcgaccccatagacagcagcccaccaggctcctccgtccatgggattttccaggcaagagtactggagtggggtgccattgccttctccgcatccacacatgaccactgggaaaaccattgccttgactagacggacctttgttggcaaagtaatgtctctgcttttgaatatgctatctaggttggtcataactttcctcccaaggagtaagcgtcttttaatttcatggctgcagtcaccatctgcagtgattttggagccccaaaaaataaagtctgacactgtttccccatctatttcccatgaaatgatgggaccagatgccatgatcttcgttttgccCTCTAGAGCTCACCTTGTGTAAAGGTGAAAATGCAACAGAATGGTACCTGTATGCATAGGTTGAGATTCTTCACTTTTGAGAAAGGAAGTGGTCTTGAGCTGTGaactaaaaaatgtttttgcaGTCTTTGCTTAGAATTATCATGAATTTTGATGTCAGTCTTACAAGGAACTCAGTCCTAATGAGactttgcctttagctttctCTTTCAGGTATGAAAGAAGCTTCTAGACATACCCCTTATACCTCCTAAATGTTGCCGTTAGCTTGtttagtga
This sequence is a window from Bubalus bubalis isolate 160015118507 breed Murrah chromosome 22, NDDB_SH_1, whole genome shotgun sequence. Protein-coding genes within it:
- the C22H18orf21 gene encoding UPF0711 protein C18orf21 homolog, coding for MRQKHYLEAAAWKLQNSCPGQARYLLWAYSSSHDDKSTFEGTCPYCFQLLVQDKSRVRLKPKPKLTPKIQKLLNREARNYTLSFKEAKILKKYKDSKSVLLITCKTCNRTVKHHGKSRSFLSALKSNPTTPTSKLSLKTPERKTPSSANLNHMSGSKGKSPALIFRTPTSGQSTSICSSKNVSKTKKHFSQLKMLLSQSESKKNPKMDFRNFLSSL